The genomic region TGGCCCCCGGCCGGCCGTTGCTGGCCGGGGACCGTGTCGCGCTACGCATCACCCATCGCGGCGGGTGGGCGCTCCCGACCTTCGCCCTTGAGGAGGACCAGTGATCCTCGACGGGATCCGCATCGTCGACCTGACCACCGGACTGGCCGGTCCGGTCGCAACCCAGCTGCTCGCGGAGGCGGGCGCGGAGGTCCTGAAGATCGAGCCCCCCGCGGGCGATCCGGTCCGGTCCCGGCAGCCCACGGCCTTCGAGACCTGGAACCGCAGCAAGGACGGCCTCGTGCTGGACCTCGGCGACAGCGGCGACCGGGCCCGCCTCGACCAGCTTCTGGCCGGGGCGGATGTGCTGGTCCACGAGCTGACGCCGGCCCAGGCCACCGCGCACGGCCTCGACGACACCCAGCTCCGAGCCCGGTTCCCCGACCTGATCGCCGCCTCTGTCATCGGGTACGCCCACGGCCACTTGGACGCCGAGCGGCCGTGGGCGGAGATCCTGGTGCAGGCGCGGTCCGGGGCGATGGACGAGCAGCTCAGCCACCGCCCGGGGCCGTGCTTCCTGCGCTTTCCGATCGCGAGCTGGCCGACGGCGTACCTCGTGGCGGCTGGCGTGCTGGTCCGGTTGATCACCCGGCAGCGGACGGGCCGGGCCGGTCCGGTCCACACCAGCCTCCACCAGGGCCTGCTGGCCGTCCTGGCGATGCTCTGGAACGACGCGGAGTCTCCGAGTGACTTCCTGCGCGCGAAGATTCCGCTGCCCAAGGCGATGCCCTACGTCACGATGACGCTTTTCGAGTGCAGCGACGGTCGCTGGGTGCAGACGCTCGGCGGGTTCATGGAGAACCCGCTCGTCCTGGAGTCCTGCGCGATGCTCGGGGAGGAGCCGCCCTACTCGCCCTTCGGCACGATGCCGTCCGCCGAGGCGCAGGCGCTGTGGCGCCGGATGTTCAGGACCCGCCCCGCGCACGAGTGGATCGAGTCGTTCCACGCGACCGACGTCCCGGCGGAGTACGTCGAGGAGCTCGGCGCCGTCTTCCGCGACGAGCAGGTCCGGGTGAACGACTATGTCGTGGATCTCGACCATCCCCGGCTCGGCCAGGTCCGTCAGGCCGCCGCGCCCTTCACCACCTCGCCACCCTCCCGGGTGCGACGACCTGCTCCCGCACTGGACGAGTCCTGGACGAACTGGACAGACCGGCCCGCGGCCCACGTCAGGAACGAGCCGTACGCCGCCCGGCCGCTCGCGGGTATGCGCGTGCTCGACCTGGGCTCCTATCTCGCTGGCCCGCTCGCGCCGATGCTGCTGGCCGACCTGGGCGCAGACGTCATCAAGGTTGAGTCGACGACCGGGGAGCGGATGCGCCGCAGCGAGATGCTCTTCATCGGGGCCCAACGCGGCAAGAGGTCCCTGGCGGTCGACCTCAACCGGCCGGAGGGGAAGGAGGTACTGCGGCGGTTGATCCGCTGGGCCGACGTCGTGCACCACAACATGCGAGGCCCCGCGGCGGACCGGATCGGCCTCGACGAGGCGTCCGTGCGAGCTGTCAACCCCGGCGTCGTCTTCTCCCACGTCAGCGCCTACGGGCCGCACGGCGAGAAGTCGGCGTGGCCGGGCTACGACCCGATCGCCCAGGCCGCCAGCGGCTGGATGCTCGCCGGTGCCGGCGAGGGCAACCCGCCGCTGTGGCACCGCTTCGGCATGATGGATCACCAGGCGGCGCTCGCCTCGCTGCTGCCGACGCTTCTCGCCGTCTATGAACGCGATCGAACGGGCCGTGCCACCGGGACGACGTCCTCACTGCTGGCCGCGGCGACCATGACCAACAGCGAGACCTGCCTCGACCGCACGACCGGCGAGGTCGCCGCGGTCCCGGCCGTGGATCCGAACCTGTTCGGCCTCGACCCCTACTATCGGATCTATCCGGTGGGCGAGCGGTTCGTCGCGGTCGCTGCGACGACGCCCGAGCAACAGGACGCACTGCGAAGCGTCTGCGGCGCCTCCGACCTCGCCGCTGCGCTCGCCGACCGCGAGCCCGAAGAGCTGCTCGCGGAGCTCTCGCTGCGTGGCGTTCCGGCGGAGCTCGTCCGGACCGAGCAGGAGCTGGCCTTCCTCCGGGACGAGGAGAACCAGCGCCTGGGACTGGCGGTGTCCTACCAGCACCCCGAGTACGGCCGGCTGACCCAGCCCGGCGCCTTCTGGGACTTCGTCGACCAGGACCTGTTCCTCGACCGGCCACCGCCGACGCTCGGCGAGCACACGCGTGAGGTGTTGATCGAGCTCGGCTTCTCGGCGAAGGAAGTCGGCGCATTCAGGAAGGCCGGCCTCATCGCCGGCCCAGGGTTGGAGGACTCGTGAAACTGTCCGTCGGAAGCCGCCTGCACAGCCGGGTGGGGACCGCGTCCGTGATCGTCATCCGGGCGCCCAAGATCGATGTCGAGCTCGCGTGCGCCGGTCAGCCGATGTCGGACTCTGACGGCGACCGCGTCGCCGCCGACGACCTGGCTTTCGACCTGCCGATGGGCAAGCGCTTCGAAGACGCCGGACTCGGGCTCGAACTGCTCGTGACCTCGGCAGGATCCGGTCCGTTGAGCGTTGACGGCGTGCCCTTGACCATCCGCGCGCCGCGCACTCTGCCTGCCTCGGACTGACAGGTCGTCAGAGCAGGGGTCCTCGGTCTGGGCCGCGTAGTAGCTACAGGCTGTGGCCGGCCCGGCCTGTGCTCAGCGCAAGGTGGGAGGGGACTGTGACCTTCGCTTTGGTTCTGTGCGGTGGTG from Frankia alni ACN14a harbors:
- a CDS encoding CoA transferase, yielding MILDGIRIVDLTTGLAGPVATQLLAEAGAEVLKIEPPAGDPVRSRQPTAFETWNRSKDGLVLDLGDSGDRARLDQLLAGADVLVHELTPAQATAHGLDDTQLRARFPDLIAASVIGYAHGHLDAERPWAEILVQARSGAMDEQLSHRPGPCFLRFPIASWPTAYLVAAGVLVRLITRQRTGRAGPVHTSLHQGLLAVLAMLWNDAESPSDFLRAKIPLPKAMPYVTMTLFECSDGRWVQTLGGFMENPLVLESCAMLGEEPPYSPFGTMPSAEAQALWRRMFRTRPAHEWIESFHATDVPAEYVEELGAVFRDEQVRVNDYVVDLDHPRLGQVRQAAAPFTTSPPSRVRRPAPALDESWTNWTDRPAAHVRNEPYAARPLAGMRVLDLGSYLAGPLAPMLLADLGADVIKVESTTGERMRRSEMLFIGAQRGKRSLAVDLNRPEGKEVLRRLIRWADVVHHNMRGPAADRIGLDEASVRAVNPGVVFSHVSAYGPHGEKSAWPGYDPIAQAASGWMLAGAGEGNPPLWHRFGMMDHQAALASLLPTLLAVYERDRTGRATGTTSSLLAAATMTNSETCLDRTTGEVAAVPAVDPNLFGLDPYYRIYPVGERFVAVAATTPEQQDALRSVCGASDLAAALADREPEELLAELSLRGVPAELVRTEQELAFLRDEENQRLGLAVSYQHPEYGRLTQPGAFWDFVDQDLFLDRPPPTLGEHTREVLIELGFSAKEVGAFRKAGLIAGPGLEDS